Proteins encoded within one genomic window of Solea senegalensis isolate Sse05_10M linkage group LG11, IFAPA_SoseM_1, whole genome shotgun sequence:
- the kiaa1143 gene encoding uncharacterized protein KIAA1143 homolog: MNKSKASGVSWVKPAEPSFLKKFKNDVGFKEGPTVDTKRQVMPELDDDSGSDRDDELPQVVVLKSGDLSADEVKKIKGDTEGAADKDDEPPPDGKILFKKPAKRSSSDKFQGITASSSKKKKQSEDGEKEEEKKAAGVTATSGKKVKNNSLLSFDDEDEDD; the protein is encoded by the exons atgaataaaagtaaaGCTAGCGGAGTGTCTTGGGTAAAACCAGCGGAGCCGTCTTTTctaaagaagtttaaaaatgaCGTTGGATTCAAAGAAGGGCCCACCGTGGACACGAAG CGTCAAGTGATGCCCGAACTGGACGACGACAGTGGCAGCGACCGAGACGACGAGCTGCCTCAGGTCGTGGTTCTAAAGAGCGGAGACCTGAGTGCAGATGAAGTGAAGAAGATCAAAGGTGACACTGAGGGAGCTGCAGATAAAG ACGATGAACCTCCCCCTGACGGGAAGATCCTGTTCAAGAAGCCGGCCAAGCGCTCCTCCTCGGACAAGTTCCAGGGCATCACGGCCAGTTccagcaagaagaagaaacagagcgaggatggagagaaggaggaggagaagaaggcgGCGGGGGTGACGGCGACGTCTGGAAAGAAAGTGAAGAACAACAGCCTTCTGTCGTTTGATGACGAGGACGAGGATGACTAA